Proteins found in one Prochlorothrix hollandica PCC 9006 = CALU 1027 genomic segment:
- a CDS encoding EutN/CcmL family microcompartment protein: MRIARVRGTVVSTYKEPSLQGVKLLVVQFVDQTGEITPEYEVAADMVGAGLDEWVLVSRGSQTRHVRDCTDRPVDAAIIAIIDTVTLSNQPLYSKRDQN; encoded by the coding sequence ATGCGTATTGCCAGGGTTCGTGGCACTGTAGTCAGCACCTATAAGGAGCCTAGTCTTCAGGGTGTCAAACTGTTAGTGGTTCAGTTTGTTGATCAAACGGGTGAAATCACCCCTGAATATGAAGTTGCCGCTGATATGGTGGGGGCTGGTTTAGATGAGTGGGTGTTAGTCAGTCGGGGCAGTCAGACTCGCCATGTGCGGGACTGTACCGATCGCCCGGTGGATGCAGCCATCATCGCTATTATTGACACCGTAACCCTCTCTAACCAACCGCTTTATAGCAAACGCGATCAAAATTAG
- a CDS encoding carbon dioxide-concentrating mechanism protein CcmK, translating to MSIAVGMIETLGFPAVVEASDAMVKAARVTLVGYEKIGSGRVTVIIRGNVSEVQASVAAGIESVKRVQGGQVLSHHIIARPHENLEYVLPIRYTEAVEQFRDSTSRIVRR from the coding sequence ATGTCGATCGCAGTTGGAATGATCGAGACCTTGGGCTTCCCCGCTGTGGTGGAAGCATCAGATGCCATGGTCAAAGCAGCCCGCGTCACCCTTGTGGGTTACGAAAAAATTGGTAGTGGTCGCGTGACCGTCATCATTCGAGGCAATGTCTCGGAAGTGCAAGCTTCTGTGGCCGCCGGTATTGAGTCGGTTAAGCGGGTACAGGGGGGTCAAGTTTTGTCCCACCACATCATTGCCCGTCCCCACGAAAACCTGGAATATGTGCTGCCCATTCGTTACACCGAAGCCGTAGAGCAGTTCCGGGACAGCACCTCTAGAATTGTTCGTCGCTAG
- a CDS encoding carbon dioxide-concentrating mechanism protein CcmK: protein MPIAVGMIETLGFPAVVEASDAMVKAARVTLVGYEKIGSGRVTVIVRGDVSEVQASVSAGIDSAKRVHGGEVLSHHIIARPHENLEYVLPIRYTEAVEQFRM, encoded by the coding sequence ATGCCCATCGCAGTCGGAATGATCGAAACCCTAGGCTTCCCCGCCGTCGTGGAAGCATCGGATGCCATGGTTAAAGCTGCCCGCGTCACCCTTGTCGGTTACGAAAAAATTGGTAGTGGTCGGGTGACGGTCATCGTTCGGGGTGACGTATCCGAAGTTCAAGCCTCTGTGTCTGCGGGTATTGACTCTGCGAAGCGGGTACACGGTGGTGAGGTGCTGTCCCACCACATTATTGCCCGTCCCCATGAGAACTTGGAATATGTCCTTCCCATTCGCTACACCGAAGCTGTGGAACAGTTCCGTATGTAG
- a CDS encoding phosphate/phosphite/phosphonate ABC transporter substrate-binding protein: MQFFHMQFFHRLLGTTCALVLLSAACTTLNPGVGTSPTGSDRGQSTTTPVDAELSELTIAMIPDRRGKDGEERLQKFTEYLETSLEMPVTVEVTPDYDTAVALLVHGTVAMAYLGPLTYVEAKAQNASIEPIVAHIESSTGYPWYTSVVVANGDQGIKTIADLRGKDFGFVSDSSTSGFLVPRSFLLQQGIDPDRDFRSVQFSGSHDQNVAHLAKGSVDAIAIDKAAYEVGLRSGLLTPEKQILLWESDPIPNPPIVANGRVSSELRLKIQRVLVNAPPGLASINSESAAGYTIVQDDDYEGIRQLTQSRQQP; encoded by the coding sequence ATGCAGTTCTTCCACATGCAGTTCTTCCACCGTCTGTTGGGCACTACCTGCGCTTTGGTTTTACTGAGTGCTGCTTGTACCACCCTCAATCCCGGTGTGGGGACATCGCCCACGGGTAGCGACCGGGGGCAGTCTACCACAACCCCAGTCGATGCTGAGTTGTCAGAGTTGACGATTGCCATGATTCCCGATCGCAGAGGAAAGGACGGAGAAGAGCGGTTACAAAAATTTACAGAATACCTGGAGACCTCCCTGGAGATGCCGGTGACCGTTGAGGTTACCCCAGACTACGATACTGCCGTCGCGCTCCTCGTCCATGGGACGGTGGCCATGGCTTACTTGGGTCCCCTCACCTATGTGGAGGCCAAGGCACAGAACGCCAGTATTGAGCCGATCGTGGCCCATATCGAAAGCAGTACGGGTTACCCCTGGTATACCAGTGTGGTGGTGGCCAATGGGGATCAGGGTATTAAGACCATTGCTGACCTGCGGGGTAAGGACTTTGGGTTTGTCAGCGACTCATCTACGTCGGGCTTTCTGGTGCCCCGTTCCTTTTTGCTACAGCAGGGTATTGACCCCGATCGGGACTTTAGGAGTGTCCAGTTTAGTGGCAGTCACGATCAAAATGTGGCGCATTTAGCGAAGGGATCCGTGGATGCCATTGCCATCGACAAAGCTGCCTATGAAGTAGGGCTAAGGAGTGGGCTGCTGACCCCAGAAAAACAGATCCTTCTCTGGGAGTCTGACCCGATTCCAAACCCTCCCATTGTTGCCAATGGCCGTGTTTCTAGTGAGTTGAGGTTAAAAATACAACGGGTCTTGGTTAACGCACCCCCAGGATTGGCAAGCATCAACAGTGAATCCGCCGCCGGTTATACTATTGTCCAAGATGACGATTATGAAGGAATTCGGCAATTGACGCAGTCCCGACAGCAACCCTAA
- a CDS encoding HAMP domain-containing protein, whose protein sequence is MRIAPKITLSSISLFTIIVVIVGGSNWLIQRSIRGVYSQQQQTQETLKSSLALETLIHEEIMTLKDFVVLGRKASDMVIYQRDRSNVLLALSELESLDVNPEVIALVRDRHTRLGQLANQVTRRSQSPSEVEQSLRAINSFRQDILLGLDTLLEESQGLEAAAETEGEQLRTLALWFQLVMLLGFIGIMLLEFKITFRPIIRSIETLQAGVTEFDVTKREYRLDIQSKDEIEEVAHAFNTMADRLMLAYSTLEDQVAVRTAEIHQKNRFLEQTLGELKETQLQLI, encoded by the coding sequence ATGCGTATTGCTCCTAAAATCACGTTATCGAGCATTAGTCTATTTACCATCATTGTTGTGATAGTTGGGGGTAGTAATTGGCTGATACAGCGATCGATTCGCGGTGTTTACAGCCAACAGCAACAGACTCAAGAAACCCTGAAGTCATCGCTGGCCTTGGAAACCCTGATCCATGAAGAGATTATGACCCTCAAGGATTTTGTGGTTCTAGGGCGGAAGGCCAGCGATATGGTGATCTATCAGCGCGATCGCTCTAATGTCCTCTTGGCCTTATCAGAACTGGAATCCTTAGACGTTAATCCTGAGGTGATCGCGTTAGTCCGCGATCGCCACACCCGTTTGGGGCAACTGGCTAATCAGGTGACCCGGCGATCCCAATCTCCCTCAGAAGTTGAGCAAAGCCTAAGGGCCATTAATTCTTTCCGTCAGGATATTCTCTTGGGTTTAGACACCCTTCTGGAGGAAAGCCAAGGTCTGGAAGCCGCCGCAGAAACAGAGGGGGAACAGTTACGCACCCTTGCCCTGTGGTTTCAACTGGTCATGCTGCTGGGATTTATCGGCATCATGCTTCTGGAGTTTAAAATTACCTTTCGACCTATTATTCGTTCCATTGAAACCCTACAGGCGGGGGTTACAGAGTTTGATGTCACCAAGCGTGAGTATCGCCTTGATATTCAATCTAAAGATGAAATTGAAGAGGTGGCCCATGCCTTTAATACGATGGCCGATCGCCTGATGCTTGCCTATAGCACCCTAGAGGATCAGGTGGCGGTTCGTACCGCTGAAATTCATCAAAAGAATAGGTTTTTAGAACAAACTCTAGGGGAGCTAAAAGAAACCCAACTTCAATTAATTTAA
- a CDS encoding sensor histidine kinase, with product MSSLGQMVAGIAHEINNPVNFIYGNLKHAQSYTKELLELIRLYQHEYPSPKPSIRELEEDIDLEFLQEDMVRLMNSINVGTERIRDIVKSLRTFSRLDEADMKEVDLQDGIESTLLILQSRLKKRPDFPGVKVIKDYGDIGLVICYPGQLNQVFLNLMANALEAMDDGKSQNLMPTDNQPTLWITTQRRRDDRIEIRIRDNGPGMTPEVQKKLFEPFFTTKPVGKGTGLGLAISYQIICDRHQGKLECQSSLGKGTEFRIEIPLRQGGST from the coding sequence ATGTCTAGTTTAGGGCAAATGGTAGCGGGTATTGCCCACGAAATAAATAATCCCGTCAACTTTATTTATGGTAACTTAAAACACGCTCAAAGCTATACAAAAGAGCTTCTAGAATTAATAAGACTTTATCAACATGAATATCCCAGCCCTAAACCCAGTATTCGAGAACTAGAAGAGGACATTGATTTAGAGTTTCTTCAGGAAGATATGGTTCGTCTCATGAATTCCATCAATGTGGGTACAGAGCGCATTCGAGATATTGTTAAATCTCTGCGAACCTTCTCGCGGTTAGATGAAGCAGATATGAAGGAGGTGGATCTCCAGGATGGGATTGAAAGTACACTACTGATTTTACAAAGTCGCCTTAAGAAAAGGCCAGATTTTCCTGGTGTCAAGGTGATTAAAGACTATGGAGATATTGGCTTGGTCATTTGCTATCCAGGGCAGTTAAATCAAGTCTTTCTCAATTTAATGGCCAATGCCCTGGAGGCGATGGATGATGGTAAATCTCAGAACTTGATGCCCACCGATAACCAACCGACCCTTTGGATTACCACCCAACGACGACGGGACGATCGCATAGAAATCAGGATTCGGGATAATGGTCCTGGGATGACCCCGGAGGTACAGAAAAAGCTCTTTGAACCGTTCTTTACCACCAAGCCCGTGGGTAAGGGAACTGGCTTGGGTCTGGCCATTAGCTATCAAATTATTTGCGATCGCCACCAAGGCAAACTGGAATGCCAGTCCAGCCTAGGGAAGGGCACAGAATTTAGGATAGAGATTCCCCTACGGCAAGGGGGATCCACTTAA